One Spiribacter halobius DNA segment encodes these proteins:
- a CDS encoding major capsid protein, translating into MNVYDTAFLQALVESLKRPTAFLLNTFFPLVAQSQAEEIKFDVEDGRRRIAPFVHPYVQGKLVESLGYQTKTFRPAYVKDKRVIDPDKPLRRMAGEQIGGTMMAGNREQLILASELQDQVDMLTRRLEVMASEALRQGQVTVEGDGYDTVVVNFGRDGNLAIDLAPGDQWGEAGVEPVDDLEEWAELVQKTEGAVVTDIVMEPDAFKQFRSNQKARDLLDNRNMMTGQIQPIASPGNSGQLKGIIGNWRIWTYQDWYIDSAGVEQPMMPTGTVLLAGTPQVLGTRHFGAIRDAELGYQALEFAPKSWIQPDPAVRYLMLQSAPLVVPYRPNATFRATVL; encoded by the coding sequence ATGAACGTCTACGATACCGCCTTCCTGCAGGCCCTGGTGGAAAGCCTCAAGCGGCCGACCGCCTTCCTGCTCAACACGTTCTTCCCTCTCGTGGCGCAGTCCCAGGCGGAGGAGATCAAGTTCGACGTCGAGGACGGCCGTCGCCGCATCGCCCCGTTCGTGCACCCCTACGTGCAGGGCAAGCTGGTCGAGTCCCTGGGCTACCAGACGAAGACCTTCCGCCCCGCCTACGTGAAGGACAAGCGCGTCATCGATCCCGACAAGCCACTGCGCCGCATGGCCGGTGAGCAGATTGGCGGCACGATGATGGCCGGCAACCGCGAGCAGCTGATTCTGGCCTCCGAGCTGCAGGACCAGGTGGACATGCTCACTCGCCGTCTCGAGGTCATGGCCTCCGAGGCGCTGCGCCAGGGCCAGGTCACCGTGGAGGGCGATGGGTACGACACGGTGGTCGTCAATTTCGGGCGTGATGGCAACCTCGCGATCGATCTCGCCCCCGGCGACCAGTGGGGCGAGGCAGGCGTTGAGCCCGTCGACGACCTCGAGGAGTGGGCCGAGCTGGTGCAGAAGACCGAGGGTGCGGTCGTTACCGATATCGTCATGGAGCCGGACGCCTTCAAGCAGTTCCGCAGCAACCAGAAGGCGCGGGATCTGCTGGACAACCGCAACATGATGACCGGCCAGATCCAGCCCATCGCTTCGCCGGGTAACAGCGGTCAGCTGAAGGGCATCATCGGCAACTGGCGTATCTGGACGTACCAGGACTGGTACATCGACTCCGCCGGTGTTGAGCAGCCGATGATGCCGACCGGCACCGTCCTGCTGGCTGGGACGCCCCAGGTTCTTGGTACCCGGCACTTCGGCGCCATCCGTGACGCCGAGCTCGGCTACCAGGCTCTGGAGTTCGCGCCGAAGTCGTGGATTCAGCCGGATCCCGCCGTTCGGTATCTGATGCTGCAGTCCGCTCCGCTGGTGGTGCCGTACCGCCCCAACGCCACGTTCCGCGCCACCGTGCTCTAA
- a CDS encoding head decoration protein, translating to MKNPEFSSESYTPDRLVVNTDGLRTGEETVLGGQGTLARGTVVARDSVNANKLVPVDSASATASINDAVAILAQDVDTSGGDAAAPLYYAGEFNEAELAFGGTDTIADHRDAMRQRGLFTRSAVSA from the coding sequence ATGAAGAATCCCGAGTTTTCCAGCGAGAGCTACACCCCGGACCGCCTGGTGGTTAACACGGACGGTCTGCGCACCGGCGAGGAGACCGTCCTCGGCGGGCAGGGCACGCTCGCCCGCGGCACCGTGGTCGCCCGCGACAGCGTCAACGCCAACAAGCTCGTCCCGGTGGACAGCGCCAGCGCCACGGCGTCGATCAATGATGCGGTGGCCATCCTGGCCCAGGACGTGGATACGTCCGGTGGCGACGCCGCGGCGCCTCTCTACTACGCCGGCGAGTTCAACGAGGCCGAGCTGGCCTTCGGTGGCACCGACACCATCGCCGACCACCGCGATGCCATGCGCCAGCGTGGCCTCTTCACCCGTTCCGCCGTCAGCGCGTAA
- a CDS encoding S49 family peptidase gives MRIWQKAARTPWAITEDHLRVILDIASRDNATPEAVAARLGRDLENTYEVEYRDGVAVLSVEGPLFRYANLFTRVSGATSYELLAQDFQAAIDDDQVRAVLLNINSPGGEADGNAEFAEMIYRARGTKPIVAYVGGLGASAAYWIASAADEVIAHETAMLGSIGVRTALVDDSERMAMEGLREYVIVSSQSPDKALDPAEASDRARVQQLVDDLAAVFVAKVARNRGVEESVVLEDFGRGDILVGQKAVDAGLADRLGTYEDTVAELIERTADRSAMTFPGFSGATAMPAAGGLNGGCEPMWLTDKKPAAGEEQRHVEATAANFQTYCPEAAAELREQGKADAAASIEEQREAASTAERERIQAILGCEEAKGRTKLAQELAVTPGMSEEHAKRVLASASREDNGFLAAVPDPDVGPDEPEASGDPRAAAAAAVDRARQGGLIR, from the coding sequence ATGCGGATCTGGCAGAAAGCGGCGCGCACGCCGTGGGCCATCACCGAGGATCACCTGCGGGTGATCCTCGACATCGCCTCCCGGGACAACGCCACGCCCGAGGCCGTCGCCGCCAGGCTCGGCCGGGATCTGGAGAACACCTACGAGGTCGAGTATCGGGACGGCGTCGCCGTTCTCTCCGTCGAAGGCCCGCTGTTTCGCTACGCCAACCTCTTTACCCGCGTCAGCGGCGCCACCTCCTACGAGCTGCTCGCGCAGGACTTCCAGGCCGCCATTGATGACGACCAGGTCCGCGCCGTGTTGCTCAACATCAACTCCCCCGGCGGAGAGGCGGACGGCAATGCCGAGTTCGCGGAGATGATCTACCGCGCCCGCGGCACCAAGCCGATCGTCGCCTACGTCGGCGGCCTCGGTGCCAGCGCTGCCTACTGGATCGCCAGCGCCGCCGACGAGGTGATCGCCCACGAGACGGCCATGCTCGGCAGCATCGGCGTGCGCACTGCACTGGTGGACGACAGCGAACGCATGGCCATGGAAGGGCTGCGCGAGTACGTGATCGTCTCCTCGCAGAGCCCCGACAAGGCCCTCGACCCGGCCGAAGCCTCCGACCGCGCCCGCGTCCAGCAGCTGGTGGACGACCTCGCCGCCGTGTTCGTCGCCAAGGTGGCGCGCAATCGCGGCGTCGAGGAATCGGTGGTCCTGGAGGACTTCGGCCGCGGCGACATTCTCGTCGGGCAGAAGGCCGTGGACGCCGGTCTGGCGGACCGCCTGGGCACCTACGAAGACACCGTCGCCGAGCTCATAGAGCGCACGGCCGACCGCAGCGCAATGACTTTCCCCGGATTCTCCGGGGCAACTGCAATGCCCGCCGCCGGCGGGCTCAACGGAGGATGTGAACCCATGTGGCTCACTGACAAGAAGCCGGCCGCGGGCGAGGAACAGCGGCATGTCGAGGCCACCGCGGCCAACTTCCAGACCTACTGCCCCGAGGCGGCCGCCGAGCTGCGCGAGCAGGGCAAGGCCGATGCTGCGGCCAGCATCGAGGAGCAGCGCGAGGCGGCGTCCACCGCCGAGCGCGAGCGCATCCAGGCGATCCTCGGCTGCGAGGAGGCCAAGGGCCGCACCAAGCTCGCGCAGGAGCTGGCCGTCACCCCCGGCATGAGCGAGGAACACGCCAAGCGAGTCCTCGCCTCCGCCAGCCGCGAGGACAACGGCTTCCTCGCCGCCGTCCCGGACCCCGACGTCGGCCCCGACGAGCCGGAAGCGAGCGGCGATCCCCGTGCCGCGGCCGCCGCGGCTGTCGACCGTGCCCGCCAGGGCGGCCTCATTCGGTAA
- a CDS encoding phage portal protein, protein MSGDLQILDHRGTPLKQSTAYHGAGRTAKELRDWNPMLASADADLLSELPNLVARTRDLGRNNGVAAGGIQTLVDNVIGTGLRMQAKPDYRTLGWSKEEADAWAEQVEREWRTFAETTECDAGGELDFAELQQLAFQSRLESAEALGVARWWPNDRNRRWATAIQMVDPDRLSNPQNMMDTATLRRGVELDRRGRRVAYHIRRTHPMDLPFRVGKARWDRVPARMRRGRRLVIHAFERRRVGQHRGIPILSPVLAEFRMVDRYHRTELQSAVVNSLIAAFIQTTSSADQLAEAFGMNFEEYANARKQWEGQLEGGAVFQLPPGDTMTAFKPERPNSAFDSFVKSTLRHIATAMNMPYELLLKDFSGTNYSSARAALLEAWRHFNGRRRFMATKWCQPIYELWLEEAVQRGIIDAPGFYENWHAYTRARWIGPGRGWVDPVKEAQAAVLRMEAGISTLEDECAEQGKDWEEVLEQQARERNLRSELMSEDERNRLRAETYGIGVRAALITPQPEDEEHFRQESDLEPMSRETREAWREGGTRRPVTLQPPREEEDEQPQQSGGPSGRSQRLDALMNVKPPSDEGSDEEKT, encoded by the coding sequence ATGAGCGGAGATCTGCAGATCCTCGACCACCGCGGCACGCCGCTGAAGCAGTCGACGGCGTACCACGGAGCCGGCCGCACGGCGAAGGAGCTGCGCGACTGGAACCCCATGCTCGCGAGCGCCGACGCCGACCTGCTCAGCGAGCTTCCGAACCTGGTGGCGCGCACCCGCGATCTCGGGCGCAACAACGGCGTCGCCGCCGGCGGCATCCAGACGCTGGTCGACAACGTCATCGGTACCGGCCTGCGCATGCAGGCGAAGCCGGACTACCGCACCCTCGGCTGGAGCAAGGAGGAGGCCGACGCCTGGGCGGAGCAGGTCGAGCGCGAGTGGCGGACGTTCGCGGAGACCACCGAGTGCGATGCCGGTGGCGAGCTCGACTTTGCCGAGCTGCAGCAGCTCGCCTTCCAGTCCCGCCTGGAAAGCGCTGAGGCCCTGGGCGTGGCCCGCTGGTGGCCGAACGATCGCAACCGTCGCTGGGCCACCGCGATCCAGATGGTGGATCCGGACCGGCTCAGCAACCCGCAGAACATGATGGACACGGCGACCCTGCGCCGCGGCGTGGAGCTCGACCGCCGCGGTCGCCGTGTCGCGTACCACATCCGCCGCACGCACCCGATGGATCTGCCGTTCCGCGTCGGCAAGGCGCGGTGGGATCGCGTGCCGGCGAGAATGCGCCGCGGCCGCCGGCTGGTGATCCACGCCTTTGAGCGCCGCCGCGTCGGCCAGCATCGAGGCATCCCGATCCTCTCGCCGGTGCTCGCCGAGTTCCGAATGGTGGACCGGTACCACCGCACCGAGCTGCAGAGCGCTGTGGTGAACAGCCTCATCGCCGCGTTCATCCAGACCACGTCCTCGGCGGACCAGCTGGCCGAGGCGTTCGGGATGAACTTCGAGGAATACGCCAACGCGCGTAAGCAGTGGGAGGGCCAGCTCGAAGGCGGCGCAGTGTTCCAGCTGCCGCCCGGGGACACGATGACCGCGTTCAAGCCGGAGCGCCCCAACAGCGCCTTCGACTCGTTCGTGAAGAGCACCCTGCGGCACATCGCCACGGCGATGAACATGCCCTACGAGCTCCTGCTCAAGGACTTCTCCGGCACCAACTACAGCTCCGCGCGCGCCGCGCTGCTGGAGGCCTGGCGGCACTTCAACGGCCGGCGCCGCTTCATGGCCACCAAGTGGTGCCAGCCCATCTACGAGCTCTGGCTCGAGGAGGCCGTTCAGCGCGGGATCATCGACGCGCCCGGGTTCTACGAGAACTGGCACGCCTACACCCGCGCCCGCTGGATCGGCCCCGGCCGCGGCTGGGTGGATCCGGTGAAGGAAGCCCAGGCCGCCGTGCTGCGCATGGAGGCGGGCATCTCCACGCTCGAGGACGAGTGCGCCGAGCAGGGCAAGGACTGGGAAGAGGTCCTGGAGCAGCAGGCCCGCGAGCGCAACCTTCGCTCCGAGCTGATGAGCGAGGACGAGCGCAACCGCCTGCGCGCCGAGACCTACGGCATTGGCGTGCGCGCCGCGCTCATCACCCCGCAGCCGGAGGACGAGGAGCACTTCCGCCAGGAGAGCGACCTCGAGCCCATGAGCCGCGAGACGCGCGAAGCGTGGCGCGAGGGCGGCACCCGCCGGCCGGTGACCCTGCAGCCCCCGCGCGAGGAGGAGGACGAACAGCCCCAGCAGTCCGGCGGCCCCAGCGGCCGCTCGCAGCGGCTGGACGCCCTGATGAACGTCAAGCCGCCGTCCGACGAGGGCAGCGACGAGGAGAAGACCTGA
- the gpW gene encoding gpW family head-tail joining protein, producing MSDLATLEKRLAEAESALHDLNIGKQVVQVSREGRSTQFANSPDQIRRLEAYIAELKSQIARLKGRGGRAPIQLWPA from the coding sequence ATGAGCGATCTCGCCACGCTGGAAAAGCGGCTGGCTGAGGCGGAGTCCGCCCTGCACGACCTGAACATCGGCAAGCAGGTCGTCCAGGTGAGCCGTGAGGGGCGGAGTACCCAGTTCGCCAACTCGCCGGACCAGATCCGCCGCCTCGAGGCCTACATCGCCGAGCTCAAGTCCCAGATCGCGCGACTCAAGGGGCGGGGCGGTCGCGCTCCGATTCAGCTGTGGCCGGCATGA
- a CDS encoding phage terminase large subunit family protein, with the protein MGQLWVPPPPRATREWLAEEYRLPEEGADLPGAYSPDMVPYLWGVFAALDDPKVKLIVQMKAAQIGWTFGLIGYLLKTIAESPTAIIGLFPKEESARKFMDEKFVPAARATPAMSKKLDVGTSRKNGNRALFKQFPGGYFTLVGSNSISNVKSTTAEMVVVEEPDDTNENIKEQGAALGHIRDRIVRWRRGKMILGGTPTVKGVSRVEQFIAISDQRVLPVQCHECLESHVLQWENVTWQERDEGAPHPVYGMAMPETALYACPHCGSAWDDWRRKRNVLQTVRNAVASGDPYCGWKPTVESDGTVVGFKELNELYACLPGSVLSDVVREYLESERAAETGNISGRIKFVNTKLARPYEVESETPDIEDLESRASDYPELTVPAGALVLTAGVDVQHDRLAVSVWGWGRGEEQWLVYWGEIYAARTTVDRTDPCWQALDEVLFTARKHQSGYRLIVEGTSIDASDGQTSDTVYWYVRGRQRRGVMAVKGDSHDHGKREIYSAPRKVDYKTKTKASKAGVQVFMVGTHKAKDLLVGGSGRITLTGHGPGRMHWYQDVRSDWYAQMTSEVKAPHRNMPGKLTWQLKAGARNEALDTAVYALHAARALRLHLWSEAKWDALERELAQADLFSNSQSGGSAPAEKPSSARNLFSGGKPISRTD; encoded by the coding sequence GTGGGACAACTGTGGGTGCCGCCGCCACCAAGGGCGACCAGGGAATGGCTGGCTGAGGAGTACCGGCTGCCGGAGGAGGGTGCGGATCTGCCGGGCGCTTACAGCCCGGACATGGTGCCATACCTGTGGGGCGTTTTTGCCGCGCTCGATGACCCCAAAGTAAAGCTAATTGTGCAAATGAAAGCTGCACAGATTGGTTGGACCTTTGGCCTAATTGGGTACCTTTTGAAAACAATTGCAGAAAGCCCTACAGCGATTATTGGGCTTTTTCCAAAAGAAGAATCGGCAAGAAAATTCATGGATGAAAAATTTGTGCCGGCTGCTCGTGCAACCCCTGCGATGTCGAAAAAGCTGGATGTTGGAACTTCTAGGAAAAACGGCAATAGAGCGTTGTTTAAACAATTTCCGGGCGGCTACTTTACCCTGGTAGGTTCCAACTCAATAAGCAACGTTAAATCCACAACCGCGGAAATGGTCGTGGTCGAGGAGCCGGATGACACAAATGAAAACATCAAAGAGCAGGGGGCAGCGCTAGGGCATATCAGAGACAGGATAGTCCGGTGGCGGCGAGGGAAGATGATTCTAGGCGGAACACCCACTGTTAAAGGTGTCTCTCGCGTAGAGCAGTTTATCGCGATTTCTGACCAGCGCGTTCTTCCAGTGCAGTGCCATGAGTGCTTGGAGAGCCACGTCCTGCAATGGGAAAACGTTACGTGGCAGGAGCGAGACGAGGGCGCGCCTCATCCCGTTTACGGTATGGCAATGCCAGAAACGGCGCTGTATGCGTGCCCCCATTGCGGATCAGCGTGGGACGATTGGCGACGAAAGCGAAATGTGCTCCAGACGGTCCGAAATGCGGTAGCGTCGGGAGATCCTTACTGCGGTTGGAAGCCAACTGTAGAAAGCGATGGGACAGTAGTGGGTTTCAAAGAACTCAACGAGCTTTACGCTTGTCTTCCGGGCTCAGTTCTTTCGGACGTAGTGAGGGAATATTTAGAGTCGGAACGTGCAGCGGAAACGGGAAATATTTCTGGCCGAATCAAATTCGTAAACACGAAACTGGCTCGGCCGTATGAAGTTGAAAGCGAAACACCCGATATTGAAGACCTGGAAAGCCGGGCTTCAGATTATCCAGAGCTTACAGTGCCGGCGGGTGCCCTGGTGCTGACAGCCGGCGTCGACGTGCAGCACGATCGCTTGGCGGTGTCGGTTTGGGGTTGGGGCCGCGGCGAGGAGCAGTGGCTGGTCTATTGGGGTGAGATCTACGCGGCACGCACAACGGTGGATCGCACGGACCCGTGCTGGCAGGCGCTGGACGAGGTGCTTTTCACCGCGCGCAAGCATCAGAGTGGCTATCGCCTCATCGTCGAGGGCACGTCGATCGATGCTTCGGACGGCCAGACCTCGGACACCGTGTACTGGTACGTCCGTGGCCGCCAGCGCCGCGGGGTCATGGCCGTGAAGGGCGACAGCCACGACCACGGTAAGCGCGAGATCTACAGCGCACCGCGCAAGGTCGACTACAAGACTAAGACCAAGGCGAGCAAGGCCGGCGTGCAGGTCTTCATGGTCGGCACGCATAAAGCCAAGGACCTCTTGGTCGGCGGCAGCGGGCGCATCACGCTCACCGGCCACGGCCCGGGGCGGATGCACTGGTACCAGGACGTGCGCAGCGACTGGTACGCGCAGATGACCAGCGAGGTAAAAGCCCCGCACCGGAACATGCCCGGCAAGCTGACCTGGCAGCTGAAGGCCGGCGCTCGCAACGAGGCGCTGGATACTGCCGTGTACGCGCTCCACGCCGCCCGGGCCCTGCGGCTCCACCTGTGGAGCGAGGCGAAGTGGGACGCCCTGGAGCGCGAGCTCGCCCAGGCGGATCTGTTCAGCAACAGCCAATCCGGCGGCTCTGCACCGGCAGAGAAGCCGAGCAGCGCGCGCAACCTTTTCTCCGGCGGCAAGCCCATCAGCCGCACGGACTGA
- a CDS encoding phage fiber-tail adaptor protein produces MIKHDGRQPPLDPQWWDPDETDWVGISWSDWLTGARSMVSSAWLLPDGFEPLEEQQDVTVETVDGDLVEHVNRARISGTPAPGVTELTFTNRVVFSDGPEKDRSLRVKVSHT; encoded by the coding sequence GTGATCAAGCACGACGGTCGCCAGCCGCCACTGGACCCGCAGTGGTGGGATCCGGACGAGACGGACTGGGTCGGGATCAGCTGGAGCGATTGGCTCACCGGCGCTCGCTCGATGGTCTCCAGCGCCTGGCTGTTGCCCGATGGCTTTGAGCCCCTCGAGGAGCAGCAGGACGTCACCGTCGAGACCGTGGACGGTGATCTGGTGGAGCACGTCAACCGCGCCAGGATCAGCGGCACCCCAGCCCCCGGCGTGACTGAGCTGACGTTCACGAATCGCGTGGTCTTCAGCGACGGTCCCGAGAAGGACCGGTCCCTACGGGTCAAGGTCAGCCACACCTAG
- a CDS encoding DUF1353 domain-containing protein, whose protein sequence is MTDHGLYQRLEPISASEWLTTEPIRVYALGTRHVVPAGFVTDGASIPRALWPIVGHPMGRYWPAAVVHDHLVRQPATPRSEADAVFRVLLRRLGVAWWRRAVLYAGVQIGALWARLRVQG, encoded by the coding sequence ATGACCGACCACGGCCTCTACCAGCGCCTCGAGCCGATCAGCGCAAGCGAATGGCTCACCACCGAGCCGATCCGCGTATACGCCCTCGGCACCCGCCACGTCGTCCCTGCCGGGTTCGTCACCGACGGCGCGAGCATCCCGCGGGCGCTCTGGCCGATCGTGGGGCACCCGATGGGCCGGTACTGGCCTGCGGCCGTGGTGCACGACCACCTCGTGCGCCAGCCGGCGACACCTCGGTCGGAGGCCGACGCCGTGTTCCGCGTGCTCCTGCGCCGGTTGGGCGTCGCCTGGTGGCGCCGGGCGGTGCTCTACGCGGGCGTGCAGATCGGCGCGTTGTGGGCGCGGCTGAGGGTGCAGGGCTGA
- the lysC gene encoding Rz1-like lysis system protein LysC, translating into MIREPQTVTVAPPAWMTAPCPRTPVAAETIGEALEALPVLIDERAQCADQVDAMRQWRDEATQERDAPE; encoded by the coding sequence GTGATCCGCGAGCCGCAGACGGTGACGGTGGCGCCGCCGGCGTGGATGACGGCGCCCTGCCCGAGGACACCGGTGGCCGCTGAGACCATCGGCGAGGCGCTGGAGGCGCTGCCGGTGCTGATCGATGAGCGTGCCCAGTGCGCGGACCAGGTGGATGCCATGCGCCAGTGGCGAGACGAGGCGACTCAGGAGCGGGATGCGCCGGAATGA
- a CDS encoding DUF5675 family protein, protein MHPALATYIGCRLMAGWHLALARAWLRAAAAWGRCRRRGCYGWRCAVVELERWAYTPVGVFGTLRIGRWSCYTVERPWAGNRPNVSCIPEGVYPLRMRRSGVVTRSTGGEYQEGWEVCDVPGRTFIMLHPANTMDDLEGCIGPGEDIGVVRGKWSVTHSRAAFRELMDQLDERDEWTLDIRPFRVQWP, encoded by the coding sequence ATGCATCCCGCACTGGCCACCTACATCGGGTGCCGGCTGATGGCCGGCTGGCACCTGGCCTTGGCGCGTGCGTGGCTGCGGGCGGCGGCGGCCTGGGGCCGCTGCCGCAGGCGCGGGTGTTACGGCTGGAGGTGCGCCGTGGTTGAGCTCGAGCGCTGGGCATACACGCCGGTCGGCGTGTTCGGGACGCTGCGGATCGGACGCTGGAGCTGCTACACGGTCGAGCGGCCATGGGCGGGCAACCGGCCGAACGTCTCCTGCATCCCGGAGGGTGTCTACCCGCTGCGGATGCGCCGCTCCGGTGTGGTGACGCGCTCCACCGGCGGCGAGTACCAGGAAGGCTGGGAGGTCTGCGACGTTCCGGGGCGCACTTTCATCATGCTGCACCCCGCCAACACGATGGACGACCTCGAAGGCTGCATCGGCCCGGGTGAGGACATCGGCGTGGTCCGCGGCAAGTGGTCTGTGACCCATAGCCGCGCGGCTTTTCGTGAGCTCATGGATCAGCTCGACGAGCGCGACGAGTGGACGCTCGACATCCGCCCCTTTCGGGTGCAGTGGCCGTGA
- a CDS encoding VapE domain-containing protein produces the protein MYALDAFANEIRTTRAPPYAGSGSGEALADADGTEIAAWMGHPYHYALSIGSGMALEAVEAVARRRKYHPVVEYLDGLQWDGTARLDHMLSDFFGCTHDEYTAAVGRSWLMSAVARVRSPGCKVDFMVILEGKQGRGNVHGRAHALRAAVVRGDDAIAPGQGLLPDTLRALDHRDS, from the coding sequence ATGTACGCGCTCGACGCGTTCGCCAACGAGATCCGGACGACGCGGGCGCCGCCTTATGCGGGCAGCGGATCGGGCGAGGCGCTGGCGGACGCGGACGGGACCGAGATCGCGGCCTGGATGGGGCACCCGTACCACTACGCGCTGAGCATCGGCTCCGGCATGGCCCTGGAGGCGGTGGAGGCGGTGGCGCGGCGGCGGAAGTACCACCCGGTGGTGGAGTACCTGGACGGGCTGCAGTGGGACGGGACGGCGCGGCTCGACCACATGCTCTCGGACTTCTTCGGCTGCACGCACGACGAGTACACGGCGGCGGTGGGCCGCTCGTGGCTGATGAGCGCGGTGGCGCGGGTGCGGTCCCCGGGCTGCAAGGTGGACTTCATGGTGATCCTGGAAGGCAAGCAGGGCCGGGGGAATGTCCACGGCCGTGCGCACGCTCTGCGGGCCGCAGTGGTTCGCGGAGATGATGCAATCGCCCCAGGACAAGGACTTCTACCAGATACTCTCCGGGCGCTGGATCATCGAGATTCCTGA
- a CDS encoding PriCT-2 domain-containing protein: protein MTLPELTLEEAEEALAHVDPHSRDVWLRMAMALKSEFGDGAFEAWDRWSAQAQNYRERDARTQWRSVKPHGRVGIGTLIHHAKAGGWQPRRRERSEAERRDLDERQKRRQQERRVAGGG from the coding sequence ATGACGCTGCCCGAGCTCACGCTCGAGGAGGCGGAAGAGGCGCTGGCCCACGTCGACCCGCACTCGCGGGACGTCTGGCTGCGCATGGCAATGGCGCTGAAGTCCGAGTTCGGGGACGGCGCCTTCGAGGCCTGGGACCGCTGGAGCGCGCAGGCGCAGAACTACCGCGAGCGGGATGCCCGCACGCAGTGGCGGTCCGTGAAGCCGCACGGGCGCGTGGGCATCGGCACGCTGATCCACCACGCGAAGGCGGGCGGCTGGCAGCCGCGGCGGCGGGAGCGCTCCGAGGCCGAGCGCCGCGATCTGGACGAGCGGCAGAAGAGGCGCCAGCAGGAACGTCGGGTCGCAGGAGGCGGATGA